GCTGCGCTGGAGGCCCGCTCCCGCGCGCACCTCCACCACCTTGCCGAGCGCCATCAGGTAGCTCGCATCCGCCTGGAGGATGAACCGGTCGTCCAGCGTGTCCCGCACGCCGAGCCCACCGCCGACGCCGCCCAGGGTGCGGGCCTCGGAGAGGTACAGGCTCATGCCCGAGTGGACATAGGCGGTGAGGCGATGGACGGGGGGCTCCTGGGCGCCAGCCGCCGGCCCGAGCAGCAGTCCGGGCAGCAGCGCGGCCCTCCACCCCGAGCGAGGCGTTCTCATTGGGGTCCCCCTGCCCAGGCGGCCAGGCCCACGGCGGAGATCTGCACGGCCCGGCGGAAGGACTCGGGGGCGAGCGTGTCGATGACGTCCGTTGCCTCGTGGTAGTGGGGGTTGCGGAAGTCGGCCGTGTCGGTGAGGAAGAGCGCCTTGTGCCCTGCGTACCAGAAGGCCGCGTGGTCGCTGCGCATCAGGCTCTCGCTGACGGACACGGTGGAGGTGCCATCTCCCGGGGCGATGATGGACACCAGCTTCATGAGGCCCAGCGCGTCGTTGAGCTGGTGGAGCTCCGTGGCCAGGCCGAGCGAGTGGTCGTTGCCCATGATGGCGAGGAAGTCACCGGTGTCGGGCGCGGGCAGGCCGGGCAGGGATTTCTGCGAGCCGGGTCTCGTGTCGTAGTAGCCGATGCAGTCGAAGATGATGACGCCCGCCAGCTTCTCCTGGCCGAGCATGTCCACGTAGTGGCCGCTTCCGAGCATGCCGGGCTCCTCGAGATCGAAGCCCACGAAGCGCAGGGTGCGCTCGAAGCGGTACTGGGAGAGGACGCGAGCCAGCTCCAGCACTCCCGCCACGCCCGTCGAGTTGTCGTCCGCGCCCATGAAGTGCGCATCGAAGTGGGCACCGACCAGGACGAGCTCCTCGGGCCAGGTGGTGCCCGGAAGATCCGCGATCAGGTTGGTGAAGCCGAGCGCTCCGTGCTGGCCCTCCTGGGTGCGCACCTGGAGTCCCACCGCCTCGAGCTGGGACTTCATCAGGTCGCGCGCCCGATCCCTCGTCATGAAACAGGCGGGGGCGTACTGCTCGCGCTGTACCTGCGTGCAGCTCAGGGGCGTGTCCTCCTGGTGGCTCCGGGTCAGCGCCCGGACGTGGCCCATCAGCCGCTCGGTCTCCACCTGCCCGGCGAGCGTGGAGAGCCGGGCGAGCTGTTCCTCCGAGAACCTCGAGGTGGGGGCACACGCGCTGGCCAGCAGCAGGCCCGCGGCGGCGAGTGTCTTCCTCATAGCCAGCCTCCGAGGCTCAGCAGTCCGACCTGGACGCGGACGCTGGCGTCTCGCGGGCCCAGGCCGGTGCCGAGGTTCAGCTGGAGCGCGCTCCATTGGACGCGGCCCAGCTGGAAGCGCATGGGGCTGAGCGTGAAGGCGCCGTAGGCCGGGCCGAGCGTCGCGTCCTCGTACCCCTCGAGCCGGTTGTCGGGATACACGAGGCTGTAGAAGCGCTGGTTGAGGCCCGTCAGCCCCAGCTCGAATCCAGCGGCGGGCCGCCAGACGCCCAGCTTCGCGCCGAGCTGCGCCTGGAGGAAGGCCTCCAGCGGCAGGTGTCCCGGGGCCGCGGGCCAGCCCACCCGCAGACCGCCACCGAACTGCACGGCGCTCCAGGGGCCCTCCCCGGCCGCGGTCCGCAGGCCCTTGAGCTCCACCAGCAGGATGTTCGGCGAGGTGCGGAACGTGCCCAGTTGGAGCAGGGTGGCCACTCCCGCCGACAGCTCGTTGCGGGGAGCGGCGGGCGCGGCGGTGGCCAGCAGCAGGGCCGCCACCAACAACGGGTTTCGAGAGCTCATGCGGAGGGTGGGAGATGAGATCACATCGCGTGGGGCACGCCAAGGTACGGGCCCTCCAGGTCCTCCCGCGCGAGTCCCACCTTGGATGACATCGACGCATCCCCCATATGACGTATCCAGCGTCTACTGTTCTTGATCGGATTCCCTTTTGTTCCTGGATGTGAAAAAGTACAGCCCGGTTACTCCCGCAGTGCGTTTGTGCCATGGGGTTGCGCCCAATCCCGGCGGCCTTGAGGAAGAGAGCTGCACGTGAACTTCGCTGGCATCGATCATCTCGAGCTGTATGTGAGCAGGCTGGAGGAGGCGGCGGAGGTGTTCTGCTCCGGTTTCGGTTTCCGGGTGACCGGACGGGCCGGGCCGGAGACGGGGCAACAGGGCCGGAGCAGCCTCCTGCTCAAGCTGGGCCGCATCCGTCTGGTGCTCACCCAGCCGCTGGTGGCCACGGATGAGGCCGCGGACTACGTCGCGGTGCACGGGGACGGAATCAAGGACGTGGCCTTCCGCACGCAGGACGCGGCGGCCGCCTTCCACGACGCGGTGCGGCGGGGCGCGACGCCGGTGAACGAGCCTCGGGTGTACGAGGGGCCTCACGGACGTCTGGTGCGGGCGACGGTGGCCTCCCCGGTGGGCGACGTGGTGCACTCCTTCATCGAGCGCGATGCGCCCGAGGGGGATTTCTGGCCGGGCCGTTTCCAGCCGGTGGTGGCTGCCGCCTCGGAGCGCGATCTCCTGGTGTCGGTGGATCACCTGGCCCTGTGCCTGATCCCGGGCACGCTCCAGGAGACGGTGGACGCCTACAGGCGGCTGTTCGGCCTGGAGCAGAGCCACGAGGAGAACGTGGAGACGCGGTACGGGGGGATGAACTCCAAGGTGGTGCAGGAGGTCTCCGGTGGCGGGGTGTGCTTCGCGTTGATGGAGCCGATGACCGGCAAGCGGCCGGGGCAGATCGACCATTTCCTGAGCAACCACCGCGGGGCGGGTGTGCAGCACATCGCCTTCCTCACGGAGG
The sequence above is drawn from the Archangium gephyra genome and encodes:
- a CDS encoding M28 family peptidase, with product MRKTLAAAGLLLASACAPTSRFSEEQLARLSTLAGQVETERLMGHVRALTRSHQEDTPLSCTQVQREQYAPACFMTRDRARDLMKSQLEAVGLQVRTQEGQHGALGFTNLIADLPGTTWPEELVLVGAHFDAHFMGADDNSTGVAGVLELARVLSQYRFERTLRFVGFDLEEPGMLGSGHYVDMLGQEKLAGVIIFDCIGYYDTRPGSQKSLPGLPAPDTGDFLAIMGNDHSLGLATELHQLNDALGLMKLVSIIAPGDGTSTVSVSESLMRSDHAAFWYAGHKALFLTDTADFRNPHYHEATDVIDTLAPESFRRAVQISAVGLAAWAGGPQ
- the hppD gene encoding 4-hydroxyphenylpyruvate dioxygenase — its product is MNFAGIDHLELYVSRLEEAAEVFCSGFGFRVTGRAGPETGQQGRSSLLLKLGRIRLVLTQPLVATDEAADYVAVHGDGIKDVAFRTQDAAAAFHDAVRRGATPVNEPRVYEGPHGRLVRATVASPVGDVVHSFIERDAPEGDFWPGRFQPVVAAASERDLLVSVDHLALCLIPGTLQETVDAYRRLFGLEQSHEENVETRYGGMNSKVVQEVSGGGVCFALMEPMTGKRPGQIDHFLSNHRGAGVQHIAFLTEDILESVRVLRERQMPLLDSPSGYYEALPARVGELAEDVEQLRAGNVLVDREGDGYLLQVFTRSVHDRRTLFFEIIQRKAARGFGAANIRALYQSVEQEMMRKERLANAG